One Planctomycetaceae bacterium genomic window carries:
- a CDS encoding response regulator: MWIPKILFVDDEPNIVRACKRVLRNTDSEVFITTTAGEALELAKEHEFAVVVSDQRMPGMEGTDLLEQIRRIQPDAVRIILTGYADMSAAVDAINRGAVYRFLMKPWDDEQLRSTISHAVAQFALIEENRRLHVLSEAQNEQLRELNEGLERRVAERTSQVIELSGRLDQTLKGALNVLAQLVEISSSTIGNHSRRVADLSLRIGRELSLCDDELRQLEAAALFHDIGKLHLPGAVLRKPRNQLSKEELATLQRHATDGEAIVKAIPFLDDAAAFVRHHHERFDGTGYPDRLSGNTIPLGARIIAVADAFDKQLNEKVTYRDRTVTSVIADVKRRAPEWYDPTIVAVLARCVGDSESAGCELERVLEVNADDLVPGMVLAQDLLTDSGALLLSRDTELSNESLRRLKSMTALSLKCGVKVYRTIQPADQETNVRNRSATVGTLVSGMV, translated from the coding sequence ATGTGGATTCCGAAGATTCTTTTCGTCGACGACGAACCGAACATCGTACGAGCGTGCAAACGCGTCCTGCGGAACACGGACAGCGAAGTCTTCATCACGACGACCGCCGGTGAGGCTCTGGAACTAGCGAAGGAACACGAATTCGCGGTTGTGGTTTCCGATCAGCGAATGCCGGGCATGGAAGGCACAGACCTGCTGGAACAGATCCGCCGCATCCAGCCCGATGCCGTGCGAATCATTCTGACAGGTTACGCCGACATGTCCGCCGCGGTCGACGCCATCAACCGCGGCGCCGTGTATCGGTTTCTGATGAAGCCGTGGGACGACGAACAGCTCCGTTCGACAATCTCGCACGCCGTGGCCCAGTTTGCTTTGATTGAAGAAAACCGGCGGCTGCACGTGCTGTCCGAAGCGCAGAACGAACAGCTTCGCGAGTTGAATGAAGGGCTGGAACGTCGCGTCGCCGAACGCACCTCGCAGGTCATCGAACTCAGCGGACGGCTGGATCAGACGCTGAAAGGCGCACTGAACGTGCTGGCTCAGCTTGTCGAAATCAGCAGTTCCACCATCGGAAATCACTCACGCCGCGTCGCCGATCTTTCGCTTCGAATCGGCCGCGAACTGTCGCTGTGTGACGACGAACTTCGCCAACTGGAAGCCGCCGCGCTGTTCCATGACATCGGCAAACTTCATCTGCCGGGGGCCGTGCTGAGAAAACCGCGCAACCAGCTTTCCAAAGAAGAACTGGCCACTCTGCAGCGACACGCCACTGACGGCGAAGCCATCGTGAAGGCAATTCCGTTTCTGGATGACGCCGCGGCTTTTGTCCGTCATCACCACGAACGCTTTGACGGAACCGGCTACCCGGACCGGCTCAGCGGCAACACCATTCCGCTGGGCGCCAGAATCATCGCCGTGGCGGACGCGTTCGATAAACAACTGAACGAAAAGGTCACCTACAGGGACCGCACGGTTACCAGTGTCATCGCCGACGTAAAGCGCCGCGCGCCGGAATGGTACGACCCGACGATCGTTGCGGTTCTGGCCAGGTGTGTTGGCGATTCCGAATCCGCCGGATGCGAACTGGAACGTGTTCTGGAAGTCAATGCGGACGACCTGGTCCCCGGCATGGTGCTCGCACAGGATCTTCTGACCGATTCCGGTGCGCTGCTGCTGAGCCGCGATACGGAACTGTCCAACGAGAGTCTCCGTCGCCTGAAATCGATGACGGCGCTGTCACTGAAATGCGGTGTCAAAGTGTACCGAACAATTCAGCCTGCGGACCAGGAAACCAATGTGCGAAACAGATCGGCAACCGTCGGCACGCTGGTTTCGGGAATGGTGTAG
- a CDS encoding HDOD domain-containing protein, giving the protein MRSLNMTSVLEMIRGLPALPETHVQVMQLSSDPTSSVAEIARVINTDAALAARVLKVANTPFYGMNGRIETVSRAVVILGSRTVYSLVLGAGIVEVLNSEDPRTECGIDVWQHCLQTAIAARTLAEHNGTLDADFAFTGGLLHDMGKLVLASMFPEGYRSVLEEHSATSVPLQLLEQQLFGIDHARAGGVLCRTWNLPQTLRVIVENHHCDDSVQSVASAVANGNVLARLVAPRASGEVFVSAAELARLFSRQNRAELLRRLVVSQSMQPPVLNENSQRCDSVVIDVSDPDVREAVRLVALACGHTPLNRDDAADADLVISETGTLDEARPASELRHISLSTCLSDAGGVTALNIAALHRAFLFTTGPALRPAATPVADPARPASGKLQHNTGCDNGYHNGFDEHISGVSPILKTVPAER; this is encoded by the coding sequence ATGCGCAGTCTGAACATGACCAGCGTTCTGGAAATGATCCGGGGGCTTCCCGCGCTGCCTGAAACGCACGTGCAGGTGATGCAGCTGTCGAGCGACCCGACCAGCAGCGTCGCGGAGATCGCTCGTGTCATCAACACCGACGCAGCGCTGGCCGCCAGGGTGCTGAAAGTCGCCAACACACCCTTCTATGGAATGAACGGTCGCATCGAAACTGTCTCGCGAGCGGTCGTGATTCTCGGATCGCGCACGGTGTACAGTCTGGTGCTGGGCGCCGGCATTGTGGAAGTTCTGAACAGCGAAGATCCGCGCACGGAATGCGGCATCGATGTCTGGCAACATTGTCTGCAGACCGCGATCGCCGCGCGAACTCTGGCGGAACACAACGGAACGCTGGACGCTGATTTCGCGTTTACCGGCGGGCTGCTGCACGACATGGGAAAACTTGTGCTGGCGTCGATGTTCCCGGAAGGGTACCGCAGTGTGCTGGAAGAACATTCCGCCACCAGCGTGCCTCTACAACTGCTGGAACAGCAACTGTTTGGCATCGACCACGCTCGCGCGGGAGGCGTGCTGTGCCGAACCTGGAACCTTCCGCAGACGCTGCGAGTGATCGTGGAGAACCACCACTGCGACGACAGCGTACAGTCTGTGGCTTCGGCAGTCGCGAACGGCAACGTTCTGGCGCGACTGGTCGCTCCTCGCGCCAGCGGAGAAGTGTTCGTGTCCGCTGCGGAACTGGCGCGACTGTTCAGCAGGCAGAATCGGGCCGAACTTCTGCGCCGGCTGGTCGTGTCGCAGTCGATGCAGCCTCCGGTGCTGAACGAAAATTCGCAGCGCTGTGACAGTGTTGTGATCGATGTCAGTGATCCGGACGTGCGCGAAGCTGTCAGGCTGGTGGCTCTGGCGTGCGGACACACACCGCTGAATCGCGATGACGCGGCCGATGCGGATCTTGTGATTTCGGAAACCGGTACACTCGATGAAGCACGGCCTGCATCGGAGTTGCGCCACATTTCTCTGTCGACCTGCCTGAGCGACGCCGGCGGCGTGACGGCTCTGAATATCGCCGCGCTGCACCGTGCGTTTCTGTTCACGACCGGACCGGCGCTCAGACCGGCAGCAACACCGGTTGCGGATCCGGCCCGGCCCGCATCAGGAAAACTCCAGCACAACACCGGCTGCGACAACGGTTACCACAACGGCTTTGACGAACACATCTCCGGTGTCAGTCCGATTCTGAAAACGGTTCCGGCGGAACGATAA
- a CDS encoding response regulator, whose amino-acid sequence MNQKTVLCVDDEVNVLKALKRLLRREPFRLLTAESGPAALEILNSEEVHLIVSDFRMPGMTGTELLSEVAVRSPETVRVVLSGYADAASIVEAINKGHIFRFLAKPWNDDDLRANLKVCLEQHSMIVRHRELTEELAQRNAELRSLSERQQALIEERTRSLQMAQEIVQVLPQPLIGVSRDSIVALSNRQADELLESPVGYEIDEVFPPELARTIRRSLRDVADGTESETVRIGDTEFAATVITLRQGGSVRGSLVLLEAVPCAV is encoded by the coding sequence ATGAATCAAAAGACCGTTCTGTGCGTCGACGACGAAGTCAACGTTCTGAAAGCTCTGAAGCGACTGCTGCGCCGGGAACCGTTTCGGCTGCTGACTGCGGAAAGCGGTCCGGCCGCTCTGGAAATTCTGAACTCCGAAGAAGTTCACCTGATCGTGTCCGACTTTCGCATGCCCGGCATGACGGGAACTGAGCTGCTGTCGGAAGTTGCCGTGCGGTCGCCGGAAACCGTGCGAGTCGTGCTGTCCGGTTACGCGGACGCGGCGTCGATTGTCGAAGCCATCAACAAGGGGCACATCTTCCGGTTTCTGGCAAAGCCGTGGAACGACGACGACCTGCGCGCGAACCTGAAGGTCTGCCTGGAACAGCATTCGATGATCGTTCGCCATCGGGAGTTGACGGAGGAACTGGCTCAGCGCAACGCGGAACTTCGCAGCCTTTCGGAACGCCAGCAGGCATTGATTGAAGAGCGCACGCGGTCGCTTCAGATGGCTCAGGAAATTGTTCAGGTACTGCCGCAACCGCTGATCGGTGTCAGTCGCGACAGTATCGTTGCTTTGTCCAACCGACAGGCGGACGAACTGCTGGAGTCTCCCGTGGGCTACGAGATCGATGAGGTTTTCCCTCCGGAACTGGCGAGAACCATCCGCCGTTCACTGCGAGATGTCGCGGACGGAACGGAATCGGAAACCGTCCGCATCGGCGACACAGAATTCGCAGCGACTGTCATCACACTTCGTCAGGGCGGCTCCGTACGGGGCAGCCTGGTACTACTGGAGGCCGTGCCATGCGCAGTCTGA